A stretch of the Archangium violaceum genome encodes the following:
- a CDS encoding SWIB/MDM2 domain-containing protein translates to MAAKKTTAAKKAPAAKKAPAAKKSAAGGKRKPNAAFMKEMTPSAALAEIVGSKPLPRTQVVSKIWDYIKKNNLQDAKNKRQINADDKLKPIFGGKKSVTMFEMTALVNKNLS, encoded by the coding sequence ATGGCCGCCAAGAAGACCACCGCCGCGAAGAAGGCTCCCGCCGCGAAGAAGGCCCCTGCCGCCAAGAAGTCCGCTGCTGGGGGCAAGAGGAAGCCGAACGCGGCGTTCATGAAGGAGATGACTCCGTCCGCCGCCCTGGCGGAGATCGTCGGGAGCAAGCCGCTGCCGCGCACCCAGGTCGTCAGCAAGATCTGGGACTACATCAAGAAGAACAACCTCCAGGACGCGAAGAACAAGCGGCAGATCAACGCCGATGACAAGCTCAAGCCCATCTTCGGTGGGAAGAAGTCCGTCACCATGTTCGAGATGACGGCTCTGGTGAACAAGAACCTGAGCTGA
- a CDS encoding AMP-binding protein — MSVSELNVSQVFSGKRLLFAGSTGFVGKVTLSMLLTRYGEALDKLYVLVRKGNAKSAEQRFFDKVATSEPFQPLRDLHGEEGALEYIRRKCEVLDGDITDPLMGLTPEQADALTGKVHAIVNCAGLVSFNPSLEVGLNVNTHGVKYTVELALKWGVPLVHMSTAFVAGNRSGLVFEDEEVVGYFPRRDELDGRDFSLEQELADAEKIVARLREQADDKALASLFRKKALERLEQEGRDATDDKTLRLAMGRERKLWLTGELVRAGMERAKHWGWPNTYTYTKSLGEQVMASTPGLRYAIVRPSIVESAQHFPFPGWNEGFTTSAPLAFAGIKGHRNIPAGDRAILDMIPVDHVAGATIGITAHCMQVEERRVYNLASGDVNPFYASRSIELVGLYRRRYYRHKETGNSLMNQVRSRVEPVPVSRQVFENLSAPMFVKGARFLRQVIDEVKPTWGAPNVQAVLEKARETLDEVENQAQSLVGLIELFLPFLYDNRYVFRCDNTRSVYARMAPHDRALIPWAPEAIDWRTYFLDTHLPGLEKWVFPGMEEETKRRTVIPAHRDLLEMLEASVNAWRHRVAFRYAANEKEERLTYGEVNRYANRVGSFLMKEGVKRGERVMILSENRPEWPVSYFGILRAGATAVPVDSSLTEAEVVNIARRSEAKVLLLSEKAAEELPGLEAALTGAGLSTRVVSIAEAMSGDPAYPDNIGPVRRTAAADDVASLIFTSGTTGTPKGVMLTHRNFASLIAKLAGAFNVGMGDAVLSVLPLHHTFEFSAGFLTPFSRGTEITYIDELTSDRLGEVFETGRVTAMIGVPALWQLLHRKVTQEMASRPPMVEQAIKSLMSAHGELRNRSSLNLGKLLFWPVHRKFGGKIKFLVSGGSALPDDVHKAFHQLGFNIIEGYGLTEAAPVLTVSETRVNKRQAGTVGKALPGIELRILDPDTEGIGEVIARGPNVMAGYFGDKESTDAVLKEGWLYTGDLGRIDAEGRLYLVGRKKDVIIDANGKNVYPDELEDTYSTHSHIKELSIVGLPDEAGGEKVACLCVPDYKDRPREEVRRELEEHFRKVGMEMPFYRRVKVLRFWDGELPRTSSRKVKRKVVVEELKRLERLASSGEKAREKVLSTGGVSDWLYPLIAEVVNKPLADIRPEARLSVDLGLDSLMLTELSVALEQAGVPLPAVNDLTHVQTVEDLRKLVVSSGRRPAVETRAREISREVTSSEEVEIPVPEPLVTVGRQLVRLGQQAIFGGLFDVKVTGKPFIPMNRNFLVIANHTSHLDMGLVKVVLGEQGQRLTTLAARDYFFDTPLKRAYFENFTDLLPMDRHGSLRESLRLAGNALRQGFNLLIFPEGTRSTTGELLEFKPTLGYLALTYQVDVLPIYLKGTYEALPKGRMLPKSRELEAHIGPALTYEMLRVKTQGMARSESYRYATKLAEDSIQALAAGRVLNFDESATIEEQRLALSSGGSES, encoded by the coding sequence ATGAGTGTCTCCGAGCTGAACGTCTCCCAGGTCTTCTCCGGCAAGCGCCTGCTCTTCGCGGGCTCCACCGGCTTCGTGGGCAAGGTCACCCTGTCCATGCTCCTCACCCGCTACGGCGAGGCGCTGGACAAGCTCTACGTGCTGGTGCGCAAGGGCAATGCGAAGTCCGCCGAGCAGCGCTTCTTCGACAAGGTGGCCACCAGCGAGCCCTTCCAGCCACTGCGTGACCTCCACGGCGAGGAGGGCGCGCTCGAGTACATCCGCCGCAAGTGCGAGGTGCTCGACGGCGACATCACGGATCCGCTCATGGGCCTCACCCCGGAGCAGGCGGACGCGCTCACGGGCAAGGTGCACGCCATCGTCAACTGCGCGGGCCTGGTGTCCTTCAACCCGTCGCTGGAGGTGGGCCTCAACGTCAACACCCACGGCGTGAAGTACACCGTGGAGCTGGCGCTGAAGTGGGGCGTGCCGCTGGTGCACATGTCCACCGCCTTCGTGGCCGGCAACCGCAGCGGGCTCGTCTTCGAGGACGAGGAGGTGGTGGGCTACTTCCCCCGCCGCGACGAGCTGGACGGGCGCGACTTCAGCCTGGAGCAGGAGCTCGCGGACGCGGAGAAGATCGTCGCCCGGCTGCGCGAGCAGGCGGATGACAAGGCCCTGGCGTCCCTCTTCCGCAAGAAGGCGCTGGAGCGGCTGGAGCAGGAGGGCCGCGACGCCACGGACGACAAGACGCTGCGGCTGGCCATGGGCCGCGAGCGCAAGCTGTGGCTCACCGGCGAGCTGGTGCGCGCCGGCATGGAGCGGGCGAAGCACTGGGGCTGGCCCAACACATACACGTACACCAAGAGCCTGGGCGAGCAGGTGATGGCCAGCACGCCGGGCCTGCGCTACGCCATCGTCCGGCCCTCCATCGTCGAGTCCGCCCAGCACTTCCCCTTCCCCGGGTGGAACGAGGGCTTCACCACCTCGGCGCCGCTGGCCTTCGCCGGCATCAAGGGCCACCGCAACATCCCCGCGGGCGATCGCGCCATCCTGGACATGATTCCCGTGGACCACGTGGCCGGCGCCACCATCGGCATCACCGCGCACTGCATGCAGGTGGAGGAGCGGCGCGTCTACAACCTGGCCTCGGGTGACGTGAACCCGTTCTACGCCAGCCGCTCCATCGAGCTGGTGGGCCTGTACCGCCGCCGCTACTACCGCCACAAGGAGACGGGCAACTCGCTCATGAACCAGGTGCGCTCGCGCGTCGAGCCCGTGCCCGTGAGCCGCCAGGTCTTCGAGAACCTCAGCGCCCCCATGTTCGTCAAGGGCGCGCGCTTCCTGCGCCAGGTCATCGACGAGGTGAAGCCCACCTGGGGCGCGCCCAACGTGCAGGCCGTGCTGGAGAAGGCCCGCGAGACGCTGGACGAGGTGGAGAACCAGGCGCAGAGCCTGGTGGGGCTCATCGAGCTCTTCCTCCCCTTCCTCTACGACAACCGCTACGTCTTCCGCTGCGACAACACCCGCTCGGTGTACGCGCGCATGGCTCCCCATGACCGGGCCCTCATCCCCTGGGCGCCGGAGGCCATCGACTGGCGCACCTACTTCCTCGACACCCACCTGCCCGGCCTGGAGAAGTGGGTGTTCCCGGGCATGGAGGAGGAGACGAAGCGGCGCACCGTCATCCCCGCGCACCGCGACCTGCTGGAGATGCTCGAGGCCAGCGTCAACGCGTGGCGCCACCGGGTGGCCTTCCGCTACGCCGCCAACGAGAAGGAGGAGCGCCTCACCTACGGCGAGGTGAACCGCTACGCCAACCGCGTGGGCAGCTTCCTGATGAAGGAAGGCGTCAAGCGCGGCGAGCGGGTGATGATCCTCTCGGAGAACCGGCCCGAGTGGCCCGTCTCCTACTTCGGCATCCTCCGCGCGGGCGCCACCGCCGTCCCCGTGGACTCGAGCCTCACCGAGGCCGAGGTCGTCAACATCGCGCGCCGCTCCGAGGCGAAGGTGCTGCTGCTCTCGGAGAAGGCCGCCGAGGAGCTGCCGGGCCTGGAGGCGGCGCTGACCGGGGCGGGTCTGTCCACACGAGTGGTCAGCATCGCCGAGGCGATGAGCGGTGACCCCGCGTACCCGGACAACATCGGGCCTGTGCGCCGCACGGCCGCCGCGGACGACGTGGCCAGCCTCATCTTCACCTCGGGCACCACGGGCACGCCCAAGGGCGTGATGCTCACCCACCGCAACTTCGCCTCCCTCATCGCGAAGCTGGCGGGCGCCTTCAACGTGGGCATGGGTGACGCCGTCCTCTCCGTGCTGCCGCTGCACCACACCTTCGAGTTCTCCGCCGGCTTCCTCACGCCCTTCTCGCGCGGCACGGAGATCACGTACATCGACGAGCTCACCTCGGACCGGCTGGGCGAGGTGTTCGAGACGGGCCGCGTGACGGCGATGATTGGTGTGCCCGCGCTCTGGCAACTCCTGCACCGCAAGGTGACGCAGGAGATGGCCAGCCGGCCGCCCATGGTGGAGCAGGCCATCAAGTCGCTCATGTCGGCGCACGGCGAGCTGCGCAACCGCAGCAGCCTCAACCTGGGCAAGCTGCTCTTCTGGCCGGTGCACCGCAAGTTCGGAGGGAAGATCAAGTTCCTGGTGTCGGGTGGCTCGGCGCTGCCGGACGACGTGCACAAGGCCTTCCACCAGCTGGGCTTCAACATCATCGAGGGCTATGGCCTCACCGAGGCGGCCCCGGTGCTGACGGTGTCCGAGACGCGCGTCAACAAGCGTCAGGCGGGCACGGTGGGCAAGGCGCTGCCCGGCATCGAGCTGCGCATCCTCGACCCGGACACCGAGGGCATCGGCGAGGTGATCGCCCGCGGCCCCAACGTCATGGCCGGCTACTTCGGGGACAAGGAGTCCACCGACGCCGTCCTCAAGGAGGGCTGGCTGTACACGGGTGACCTCGGGCGCATCGACGCCGAGGGCCGGCTGTACCTGGTGGGCCGCAAGAAGGACGTCATCATCGATGCCAACGGGAAGAACGTGTACCCGGACGAGCTCGAGGACACGTACAGCACCCACTCGCACATCAAGGAGCTGTCCATCGTCGGCCTGCCCGACGAGGCCGGCGGGGAGAAGGTCGCCTGCCTTTGCGTGCCGGACTACAAGGACCGGCCGCGCGAGGAGGTGCGGCGCGAGCTGGAGGAGCACTTCCGCAAGGTGGGCATGGAGATGCCCTTCTACCGTCGCGTGAAGGTGCTGCGCTTCTGGGACGGAGAGCTGCCGCGCACCTCGTCACGCAAGGTGAAGCGCAAGGTGGTGGTGGAGGAGCTCAAGCGGCTGGAGCGGCTGGCCTCCTCGGGTGAGAAGGCCCGCGAGAAGGTGCTGAGCACCGGTGGTGTGTCCGACTGGCTCTACCCGCTCATCGCCGAGGTGGTGAACAAGCCCCTCGCGGACATCCGCCCCGAGGCCCGCCTCTCCGTGGACCTGGGCCTGGACTCGCTGATGCTCACCGAGCTGTCCGTGGCGCTGGAGCAGGCCGGCGTGCCGCTGCCCGCGGTGAACGACCTGACGCACGTGCAGACGGTGGAGGACCTGCGCAAGCTCGTGGTGTCCAGCGGCCGCCGCCCCGCCGTGGAGACGCGCGCCAGGGAAATCTCCCGGGAGGTGACGAGTTCCGAGGAGGTGGAGATTCCGGTGCCGGAGCCGCTCGTCACGGTGGGCCGGCAGTTGGTACGGCTCGGTCAGCAGGCCATCTTCGGCGGCCTGTTCGATGTGAAGGTGACGGGCAAGCCCTTCATCCCGATGAACCGCAACTTCCTCGTCATCGCCAACCACACGAGCCACCTGGACATGGGACTCGTCAAGGTGGTGCTCGGCGAGCAGGGGCAGCGGCTCACCACACTGGCGGCGCGCGACTACTTCTTCGATACGCCGCTCAAGCGCGCGTACTTCGAGAACTTCACGGACCTGCTCCCCATGGACCGGCACGGCTCGCTGCGCGAGTCCCTGCGGCTGGCCGGCAACGCCCTGCGCCAGGGCTTCAACCTGCTCATCTTCCCCGAGGGCACGCGCTCGACGACGGGGGAGCTGCTCGAGTTCAAGCCCACCCTCGGCTACCTGGCGCTCACCTACCAGGTGGACGTGTTGCCCATCTACCTGAAGGGCACCTACGAGGCGCTGCCCAAGGGCCGCATGCTCCCCAAGTCACGCGAGCTGGAGGCCCATATCGGGCCCGCGCTGACGTACGAGATGCTGCGCGTCAAGACGCAGGGCATGGCGCGCTCGGAGAGCTACCGCTACGCCACGAAGCTGGCGGAGGACTCCATCCAGGCGCTGGCCGCCGGCCGCGTGCTGAACTTCGATGAATCCGCGACGATCGAGGAGCAGCGGCTCGCGCTGTCCTCGGGAGGGAGTGAGTCGTGA
- a CDS encoding lactate racemase domain-containing protein, whose amino-acid sequence MRPLKTLQKLYDEESQVVITEKGSPPRALFSGENFLLEDLPVGTRVIFPRPAMAGVPNVKAAIRWAINHPEGMEPLHALLRPGMRLTCVIDDISVPLPPMATPDVRQSILEVVLELCADSGVDDVHLIIANALHRRMTEGEMRRMVGQKIFDAYYPDRYYNHDAEDPDGMVELERTPCGSHVVAVNRRVAESDLIVYVNVNFVPMNGGHKSMGTGVANYASLKAHHNPKTIRESKSYMEPGHSELYRRNERIGKAIDKHLKVFHIETALNNRMFGPGVEFLHKREEDYTEADRLKFHAMRYALSKMPRAAARKVLNSIPAPYDVTGVFAGATEPTHAKTLEKSWQQYVVPVQGQSDIVIFPIPFISPYSVNSILNPLLVQVMGLGYFFNLNRGVPLVKKGGVLILTHPAFDEFDPVQHPSYIEFFNRVLPETRDAVQIEQKYEREFAENPSYVHLYRKGNAYHGVHPLYMWYWGENGRQHVGKVIVAGAENNHVPALLGWDRTDTLTEAIEEARGFMGRSASISLLRIAPTVMVDVK is encoded by the coding sequence ATGCGCCCGCTCAAGACGCTCCAGAAGCTCTACGACGAGGAAAGCCAGGTGGTCATCACCGAGAAGGGCAGCCCGCCACGGGCGCTCTTCTCCGGGGAGAACTTCCTCCTCGAGGACCTGCCCGTGGGCACCCGGGTCATCTTCCCCCGGCCGGCCATGGCCGGCGTGCCCAACGTCAAGGCCGCCATCCGCTGGGCCATCAACCACCCCGAGGGCATGGAGCCCCTGCACGCCCTGCTGCGCCCGGGCATGCGGCTCACCTGCGTCATCGACGACATCTCCGTCCCGCTGCCGCCCATGGCGACGCCGGACGTGCGCCAGTCCATCCTCGAGGTGGTGCTGGAGCTGTGCGCCGACTCGGGCGTGGACGACGTCCACCTGATCATCGCCAACGCCCTGCACCGCCGCATGACGGAGGGCGAGATGCGGCGCATGGTGGGCCAGAAGATCTTCGACGCCTACTACCCGGACCGCTACTACAACCATGACGCCGAGGATCCCGACGGCATGGTGGAGCTGGAGCGCACGCCGTGCGGCTCGCACGTGGTGGCCGTCAACCGGCGCGTGGCCGAGAGCGACCTCATCGTCTACGTCAACGTCAACTTCGTGCCCATGAACGGCGGGCACAAGTCCATGGGCACCGGCGTGGCCAACTACGCCAGCCTCAAGGCGCACCACAACCCGAAGACGATCCGCGAGTCCAAGAGCTACATGGAGCCGGGGCACAGCGAGCTGTACCGGCGCAACGAGCGGATCGGCAAGGCCATCGACAAGCACCTCAAGGTGTTCCACATCGAGACGGCGCTGAACAACCGCATGTTCGGCCCCGGCGTGGAGTTCCTCCACAAGAGGGAGGAGGACTACACCGAGGCGGATCGGCTGAAGTTCCATGCCATGCGCTACGCGCTGTCGAAGATGCCGCGGGCCGCGGCGCGCAAGGTGCTCAACTCCATCCCCGCGCCCTACGACGTGACGGGCGTGTTCGCCGGCGCCACCGAGCCCACCCACGCCAAGACGCTGGAGAAGAGCTGGCAGCAGTACGTGGTGCCGGTGCAGGGGCAGAGCGACATCGTCATCTTCCCCATCCCGTTCATCTCGCCCTACAGCGTCAACTCCATCCTCAACCCGCTGCTGGTGCAGGTGATGGGGCTGGGCTACTTCTTCAACCTCAACCGCGGCGTGCCGCTGGTGAAGAAGGGCGGCGTGCTCATCCTCACCCACCCGGCCTTCGACGAGTTCGACCCGGTGCAGCACCCCAGCTACATCGAGTTCTTCAACCGGGTGCTGCCCGAGACGCGCGACGCGGTTCAAATCGAGCAGAAGTACGAGCGCGAGTTCGCGGAGAACCCCAGCTACGTGCACCTGTACCGCAAGGGCAACGCCTACCACGGCGTGCACCCGCTCTACATGTGGTACTGGGGCGAGAACGGCCGCCAGCACGTGGGCAAGGTCATCGTCGCGGGCGCGGAGAACAACCACGTCCCGGCGCTGCTCGGCTGGGACCGCACCGACACCCTCACCGAGGCCATCGAGGAAGCGCGCGGCTTCATGGGCCGCTCGGCCAGCATCAGCCTGCTGCGCATCGCCCCCACCGTCATGGTCGACGTGAAGTAA
- a CDS encoding HAD family hydrolase: MPAKAAFYDVDGTLVKTNVVHVYAYYAMNRGSLLGIAGRTLATAASAPLFAAMDAVNRKAFNEFFYRYYAGLSEDRLVTVAEDMFEDVLKPAIYEQTRDLIDQARRVGCRIVLVTGALDFSMRPLARYLGADDMIANKMQFVGGKATGKVIPPIIEGANKANAIRSYCVREGLALDQCHGYSDSASDYAMLSVVGRPTAVNPDMRLRSIARAYNWPILDLK; this comes from the coding sequence ATGCCCGCGAAAGCTGCCTTCTACGATGTCGACGGGACGCTGGTGAAGACCAACGTCGTCCACGTCTACGCCTACTACGCGATGAACCGGGGCTCGCTCCTGGGCATTGCCGGGAGGACCCTGGCCACCGCGGCCAGTGCGCCCCTGTTCGCCGCCATGGACGCGGTGAACCGCAAGGCCTTCAACGAGTTCTTCTACCGGTACTACGCCGGACTGTCCGAGGACCGACTGGTGACCGTCGCCGAGGACATGTTCGAGGACGTGCTCAAGCCCGCCATCTACGAGCAGACGCGAGACCTCATCGACCAGGCGCGCCGCGTCGGCTGCCGCATCGTGCTCGTCACCGGAGCCCTGGACTTCAGCATGCGCCCGCTGGCCCGCTACCTGGGCGCGGACGACATGATCGCCAACAAGATGCAGTTCGTTGGTGGTAAGGCCACGGGCAAGGTGATTCCCCCCATCATCGAAGGGGCGAACAAGGCCAACGCCATACGCTCCTACTGCGTCCGCGAGGGCCTGGCGCTCGACCAGTGTCACGGCTACTCCGACAGCGCCTCCGACTACGCCATGCTGTCCGTGGTGGGGCGGCCCACGGCCGTCAACCCGGACATGCGCCTGCGTTCCATCGCCCGGGCCTACAACTGGCCCATCCTCGACCTCAAGTAA
- a CDS encoding NAD-dependent epimerase/dehydratase family protein: MKLLVTGGTGFLGSHLVPRLVAAGHEVRIIGRSKPVGPGFEKVEYVQGDLKNRDAVRRSLEGVQALYHLAGLVSFQDKDARKMYELHVDSTRELLKDVRESSVQRVILASTSGTIAVSKEARVGTEDDAYPIEVVGRWPYYLSKIYEEKLALEYCRKHALPLVVLNPSLLMGPGDERLSSTWTVLKFLQGEIPAMPGGGMSFVDVRDLADAFVNALTQGEVYGRHLMGVNLSMSDFFQRLERLSGVAAPRLRLPPRVNVLGAKVLEQVAKWRGTKPTLDPQEVDIGEHWFWLDSSKAERELGFKARDVHETLHDTVQYLYTRMAPGHLPGTKGRLEELREGT, encoded by the coding sequence GTGAAGCTGCTCGTCACCGGAGGCACCGGTTTCCTGGGCTCGCACCTGGTGCCGCGGCTCGTCGCCGCGGGCCATGAGGTGCGCATCATCGGCCGCTCCAAGCCGGTGGGCCCGGGCTTCGAGAAGGTGGAGTACGTCCAGGGCGACCTGAAGAACCGCGACGCGGTCCGGCGCTCACTCGAGGGCGTGCAGGCCCTCTACCACCTGGCGGGGCTCGTCTCCTTCCAGGACAAGGACGCGCGGAAGATGTACGAGCTGCACGTGGACTCCACGCGCGAGCTGCTCAAGGACGTGCGCGAGTCCAGCGTCCAGCGCGTCATCCTCGCCTCCACCTCGGGCACCATCGCCGTGTCCAAGGAGGCGCGCGTCGGGACGGAGGACGACGCCTACCCCATCGAGGTGGTGGGACGCTGGCCGTACTACCTGTCGAAAATCTATGAGGAGAAGCTCGCGCTGGAGTACTGCCGCAAGCACGCCCTTCCCCTCGTGGTGCTCAACCCCAGCCTGCTGATGGGCCCGGGGGACGAGCGGCTGTCCTCCACGTGGACGGTGCTGAAGTTCCTGCAGGGCGAGATTCCCGCCATGCCCGGTGGCGGCATGTCCTTCGTGGACGTGCGCGACCTGGCGGACGCCTTCGTGAACGCGCTGACGCAGGGCGAGGTGTACGGCCGCCACCTGATGGGCGTGAACCTGTCCATGTCGGACTTCTTCCAGCGGCTCGAGCGCCTGTCGGGCGTGGCCGCGCCCCGGCTGCGACTGCCTCCGCGAGTGAACGTGCTCGGGGCCAAGGTGCTCGAGCAGGTGGCGAAGTGGCGCGGGACGAAGCCCACGTTGGATCCGCAGGAAGTGGACATCGGCGAGCACTGGTTCTGGCTGGACTCCTCGAAGGCCGAGCGCGAGCTGGGCTTCAAGGCGCGCGACGTCCACGAGACGCTGCACGACACGGTGCAGTACCTGTACACGCGGATGGCGCCGGGTCACCTCCCGGGCACCAAGGGCCGGCTCGAGGAGCTGCGCGAGGGGACCTGA
- a CDS encoding NAD-dependent epimerase/dehydratase family protein: MNILVTGANGFLGSWLVRALSSRGLKVACLLRPGSDFSGLVGREYETVEGDVTDASGLARAVEGRDVVFHLAGIRRAATREDFMRVNAEGTRLLCEALVATGARPRLVLAGSLGASGPSTPGRPKVEEDPFQPVEWYGESKAEAERIALSFADRLPVTVVRPPRIVGPGDHENLLLFKLVARGLRLELGGGPRPLTLVDVEDVVDLLLRVAERDEALGQAFFVGTPRPLSLEEFQDIAAGALGVQPRTVRVAPSVLTTLATVADGVTRLTGRRLPLNRKFARQLLAPAWTCSSAKAERILGFRATRDVTDSIRRSAHWYKQRGWL; this comes from the coding sequence TTGAACATCCTCGTCACCGGCGCGAACGGTTTCCTCGGCTCCTGGCTGGTGCGAGCGCTCTCCTCGCGGGGCCTGAAAGTGGCCTGTCTGCTGCGGCCCGGAAGTGACTTCTCGGGTCTGGTGGGCCGCGAGTACGAGACGGTGGAGGGGGACGTGACGGACGCGTCCGGACTGGCCCGGGCGGTGGAGGGCCGGGACGTGGTCTTCCACCTGGCGGGCATCCGCCGTGCCGCCACCCGGGAGGACTTCATGCGCGTCAACGCCGAGGGGACGCGCCTGCTGTGCGAGGCCCTGGTGGCCACCGGTGCGCGGCCCCGGCTGGTGCTGGCCGGCTCGCTGGGCGCCTCGGGGCCCTCCACCCCCGGGAGGCCCAAGGTGGAGGAGGACCCCTTCCAACCCGTGGAGTGGTATGGCGAGAGCAAGGCCGAAGCCGAGCGCATCGCCCTCTCGTTCGCGGACCGGCTCCCGGTGACGGTGGTGCGCCCACCCCGCATCGTGGGGCCCGGGGATCACGAGAACCTCCTCCTGTTCAAGCTGGTGGCCAGGGGCCTGAGGCTGGAGCTGGGCGGGGGCCCCCGGCCGCTGACCCTCGTGGACGTGGAGGACGTGGTGGACCTGCTCCTGCGGGTGGCCGAGCGGGACGAGGCCCTGGGACAGGCCTTCTTCGTGGGCACACCGCGGCCGCTCTCGCTGGAGGAGTTCCAGGACATCGCCGCCGGGGCACTGGGGGTCCAACCCCGCACGGTGCGCGTGGCCCCCTCCGTGCTGACGACACTGGCCACCGTGGCGGACGGGGTGACGCGGCTGACGGGCCGACGCCTGCCCCTCAACCGGAAGTTCGCACGTCAACTCCTGGCGCCGGCCTGGACGTGCTCGAGCGCCAAGGCCGAGCGGATTCTGGGCTTCCGGGCCACGCGGGACGTGACCGACTCCATCCGCCGCAGCGCCCATTGGTACAAGCAACGGGGCTGGCTGTGA
- a CDS encoding GGDEF domain-containing protein, with protein sequence MAGDETRVTKISSIKELATPVEAECCLVQIHGPELGKKYALQETEFTIGREEGNHIVVDLDNVSRKHARILRRQGRMFVQDLASTNGTYLNDQEVTQETPLRSGDLIKVGGSIFKFLTGDNVELQYHETIYTLTIVDGLTGVNNKRYFLEYLEREMGRCHRYGRPLTLMMFDIDFFKKINDVHGHLAGDYVLRELAQTIKRMVRKEQCFARYGGEEFALVIPEDGADKARIFAEKIRQTIEKKHFSFENQDIPVTLSLGVADMTPEMMEPLQFIKVADANLYKAKKSGRNRVVG encoded by the coding sequence ATGGCTGGCGACGAAACCCGAGTAACCAAGATCTCCTCGATCAAGGAGCTGGCGACCCCGGTCGAGGCGGAATGCTGCCTCGTGCAGATCCACGGGCCGGAGTTGGGGAAGAAGTACGCGCTCCAGGAGACCGAGTTCACCATCGGGCGTGAAGAGGGCAACCACATCGTGGTGGACCTCGACAACGTCTCGCGCAAGCACGCGCGCATCCTCCGCAGGCAGGGGCGGATGTTCGTGCAGGACCTGGCCTCCACCAACGGCACCTACCTGAACGACCAGGAGGTGACGCAGGAGACCCCCCTGCGCAGCGGCGACCTCATCAAGGTGGGTGGCTCCATCTTCAAGTTCCTCACCGGGGACAACGTGGAGCTGCAGTACCACGAGACCATCTACACGCTGACGATCGTGGATGGCCTGACCGGGGTGAACAACAAGCGCTACTTCCTCGAGTACCTGGAGAGGGAGATGGGGCGGTGCCACCGCTACGGGCGCCCGCTGACGCTGATGATGTTCGACATCGACTTCTTCAAGAAGATCAACGATGTCCACGGGCACCTTGCGGGTGACTACGTGCTGCGCGAGCTGGCGCAGACCATCAAGCGGATGGTGCGCAAGGAGCAGTGCTTCGCGCGCTACGGCGGCGAGGAGTTCGCGCTCGTCATCCCCGAGGACGGGGCGGACAAGGCGCGCATCTTCGCGGAGAAGATCCGCCAGACCATCGAGAAGAAGCACTTCTCCTTCGAGAACCAGGACATTCCGGTCACCCTGTCGCTGGGGGTGGCGGACATGACGCCGGAGATGATGGAGCCGCTGCAGTTCATCAAGGTGGCGGACGCCAACCTGTACAAGGCGAAGAAGTCCGGGCGGAACCGGGTGGTCGGCTAG